Genomic window (Drosophila albomicans strain 15112-1751.03 chromosome X, ASM965048v2, whole genome shotgun sequence):
AATTGTGTGCTTAACAACACAGTTGCTATCCAGACGGACAATTGTAGGCTGAGGAACTGTGGCCAAGGCGAAGCAGCGGCATTGCAGAGATCCCCTTGGCAGAAGCACATGAAGACTTTCTTGTGGTTGTAGATGGTGTCGGCGCAGCGATCCATGTTATCATCAGGGCCACGTTGCACGCACATGCGTTGAATGGCCAGATCGTAATCTGCAAAGATTTAtagaatattacaaaaatgtatgcgAGCAATACGGCTGTCGAGGATTACTTACCATCGAGGGCGTAGGTACCGCCACCTTCTATCACCTTGCCACACCAGCCACTGGCGCAGGGAATGGCTGAGAGGCCGGGTTCGCGCTCCACGTCGGTGGCATTGAAGCTAAACGGATCCTTGCAGCTGCCCAGCTCGCCACGCGACCTGCATTGGTAGCAACGTCGCAGTGCCGCTGGAATAAAGTCGGGATTGTAATTACTAATGTGTGTGGAGCGTGGCCGAGTTGTAAATCAAAGTTCAGAAGCATTAGCTCTGAAATTTGTAGAGCTTGAGCATTTGGAAAAACTGGACATACAAAATTCGaggtattttttgtattttgtatttgctgctttgctgtaagtatttttattttagtagttttCGAAACACTAATTAACAAAGCCTAAtcaacataaatttgcatgTCTATGTAGATTGTACTCTAAGCGATCATAGATTGCCATTAACTTTTATACCCTGTTTCACCTTGTGATGACGGGTATCA
Coding sequences:
- the LOC117566399 gene encoding uncharacterized protein LOC117566399; this translates as MQASVLLITTVIFVIMASQAPLANAALRRCYQCRSRGELGSCKDPFSFNATDVEREPGLSAIPCASGWCGKVIEGGGTYALDDYDLAIQRMCVQRGPDDNMDRCADTIYNHKKVFMCFCQGDLCNAAASPWPQFLSLQLSVWIATVLLSTQLVRFYL